In the Prochlorococcus marinus str. MIT 9312 genome, GCATACATCTTGCTGAAATATCTTTGCAATTGATAAAGCCCAATGCATATGCAATGGGATCCCACATTCTTGCTAAACTTTTTTCACTACCACCATGGTTTAAGAACCATTCTTTAAAGCTAATCCTATCTAGATCCCTAATTATTTTCATTGCACCTTCATAATCTATTAATCCTCGAACTATTGGACTTGTCCCTAAAGCTAGAGCGTTTCTGAATTTGTCTACCCAAGTAAGTTGTTCAGTTGTAAAAAATGCTTTTAGCCCATTAAAAGGTGCACCTAATGGAAATCTGAAATCTAAAGATTTCAAATTGCCACCATTATTTATGAACAAATGAGTATGATCTTTCGGGAGTAAATTATCCAAAGCCCCCACTTTTTTCATTAACTTAAATAGATTTGCATAATTATAGAAAAATACATGTAATCCCATCTCTATATGGTTGCCATCCTTATCCTCCCAACTCCCAACTTTACCTCCCCAAAAAGATCTGCTCTCGTAAATTTCAACTTCGTGGCCTTCATCAACTAAATTGACTGCCGCTGTGAGACCAGCTAAACCAGAACCGACTATTGCAATTTTCACTTTTTTCTTAAAATTATAACAAATCAAGTTTGGATATTGGTTCATCTATGCACCCTAACGATTTAGTTTTTATATTATAAATAGTAGGAAATTTCTGGTTATGGAAAATTTAGAAGTTAAGCAGGAAATTAAGAATTCTGATGATGGTAAGGGCATTTTGATTACTAATGATGCAATAGAGCAAATTTCAAATTTATTAAAAGGCCAAATTGATAAGAAAGCACTCAGGGTTGGCGTAAGATCAGGAGGCTGCAGTGGGATGAGTTATACGATGGATTTTATAGGAAGTAATGAAATAAACCCCGATGATAAAGTTTATGATTATTCATTGAATTCTAATCAAAGCTTTCAAGTTGTTTGCGATCCCAAAAGTCTCTTGTATATATATGGAATGCAATTAGATTTTAGTAAGGAATTAATTGGCGGTGGCTTTAATTTTGTAAACCCTAATGCTTCTCAAACTTGTGGTTGTGGAAGTTCCTTTGCAGTTTAAATTACAATGAATAACGAAATTAATCCCATCGAAGAGGATTTTAATGCAGCTCTATCAAAGTATAAAGATGGGCAAGATTTAATTCCTATCGTTCAAGATTTTCAAAAAATTATACAGCAAATACCAAATCATTTTGCTGCCTGGACTTGTCTTTCATGGCTTCAATTACTTTTGAAAAATAATGAAGAAGCTTTAGAAGCAGCCAGACAAGCTGTTCGATTAAATCAGCAAGATCCACAAGCTCGAATGAATTTGTCTTTAGCGCTTTTGGCAACAAATAATAAAGGTGTTAGGGATCATGTTGAGTTAATAAAAAAAATGTCTATGATGATGCCAGATGTTAAAAGTGAGTTGAAAGAATCTGTTGAAGACGGATTTAGTAGATATCCAGATTGGCCTGAGTTAAACAAAGTTAAAAAATGGTTGGAATTTTAAATTGTCTAGAATTTTATTATTGAGTAACGGACATGGAGAAGATTTATCTGGGAGCTTGATAGCTAAGCAAATTGTAAAAAGTGGTCATTCTGTAGAAGCTTTACCAATTGTTGGTAAAGGAACTCATTACGAAAAAGAAAAAATTAAGATTTATGGAATAACTCAAGAATTTAGTACTGGAGGTATTGGCTATAATTCTTTTAAGGGGAGACTAATAGAGATATTTAGAGGAGAAGTAGTTTATCTTCTAAAAAGATTATATTTAACTTATAAATTAAGAAAAAAATATGATTATTTTTTTGTAGTTGGAGATATTGTGCCAGTTTTTTTTGCATGGATTTGTAAGAAAGATTTTTTTACATATCTAGTTGCTTATTCCAGTCATTATGAAGGAAAGTTAAAATTACCATGGCCTTCTAAATTTTTCTTGGTCTCACAAAAGGCAAAAAAAATATATACAAGAGATTCTCTTACAGCTAATGATTTAACTTTGCAATTAAAAAAGAAAGTGTCTTTTTTAGGTAATCCATTTATGGATAAGTTTTTTCCTAGAAATAAAGAATTAAAGAAATCTGAATTTAGTATTGGATTATTTCCAGGAAGTAGATTCCCCGAGATTTTAGATAATTTTGTTTTGATTTTAGAGGTATTAGAGGCACTGTCAGATTTAAGATATTTTCAAAAAATTGAGTTTAATTTTGCAATAGTTAATGCTTTATCTCCATCAAAAATCAAGGAGATATTTCAAAATAGAAAATGGTTATACCTAGAAAAAATAAAAGAGAAGTATCTCTTGAAATTTCAATATAAAACTATAGAAGTAAATATATATTGGAATAATTTTGACAAAATATTATTGAAAAGTAGATGCTGTATCAGCATGGCAGGAACGGCAGCAGAGCAAGCGATTGGATTAGGAAAACCGGTTATTCAGATTGAAGGTAAAGGTCCACAATTTACAAAATCTTTTGCAGAAGCACAAAGACGTTTGCTTGGAAAATTTGTTTTTTGTGCCAGTAATTATAAAGATAAGAATGATCAAATAAATGAGACAATAAAATTGATCATAAAAGTAATATATCTAATAAAGCTAAATAAGAGGTTTATGATCTCATGTAATGAAAATGCCAAAAAAAGACTTGGTGAAAAGAAAGCTTGTCTTAAGATGGTTGATGATATGAATATTGTTATCAAAAATGACTCAGGAAAATAATCAAAATTACTTAAAACAAATAATTGATAATTTGTTATTAATAAACTTATTTACAGTAATTTTTTTTGCAATATTTTTTATTTTTGCAATCATCATGCAATTAAATGGGATATTTATTTTTATTAATTTTATTCAGATAGTTTGGAATCCTCTTATAGTCCCATTAATAACAATTCTTATTATTGGTGCTTTACTAAACGGTATTAATTCTTGGTGGAGGCGTAAATTGCTTTCTCAAGAAGAGGATATTTAAAATTATAATTTTTGAGTTTACTGCTTATTACTTTTTGTCCTTCTAATACAACTTTTGCTCCATCTCCTAACAAAATTTTTAAAACCGCCCCAGGTACTGGAAGTAAATTAGGTCTATTCAGACATTTGCCTAAAGTCTCAGAAAAGTCTCTCATTAATACTGGATTTGGTGCAACAGCATTAAATACTCCTGAATACTTTTTATTATCTAATGCTTGAGTAATTAATGCACATAAATCACTCCTATGAATCCAACTCATCCATTGCTTACCATCTCCAATTGGTCCACCTAATCCAATTTTAAATATAGGTAGCATTTTTCCTAATGCTCCTCCATCTGCCTCTAGAACAATTCCAATTCTAAAAATAACTAACCTTGAGAAGAATGGTTTTTCCGCAGCTACCGCTTCCCATTTTTTGCAAAGATTAGCTAAAAAGTCTTTTCCTCCAATACTATTTTCAGTGAATTCACCAGACAAACTTGTACCGTAATAACCTATTGCTGATCCATTTATAATGACTTTTGGGTTTATTTTGAAATTTTTAAGGGTCTTCATCATAAATTTCGTAGTGTTAATACGACTATTTTCAATCTCCTGTTTTTGTGCAGAAGTCCATTTTTTTTCTGCTATAGGTTCTCCCATTAAGTTAATGATTCCATCTGTCTCTCTTAAAATATTTAGAAGATTTTCATTATTCCAGTTTTTTTCTTTTGATAAATCTATTTGCAAAAATTTAAATTTATTGAAATCTAAATCAAGCTTTAATTTACTTATGGGTTTTCTACTTACGATGTATATTTCGTGATTTTCATTGAGTATTGTTGGTACTAATTCTTTACCAACAAATCCAGTGCAGCCAATTAATAAAAGACGCATATTTTATAGATATTTATCATTTAAGCCTATTAAATTTTTTAGACGTTTGTAATTATTATTCTGTTATCAATTTTTTTAAATATTTATCAAATAAGTTTTTGTATAATAAATTTCAAATAACTTTGTTGACTTTATTATGACAGATTCTATTCCAAAGAAACCTCTCAAGAAAGGAAGCTTAGTTTTTGTCGATAGAGGAAATTATATAAAAAGTATCGAGGCGTTAGCCAGTGATAATGATCTCCCTAATTATGTCTTTGAAGGTCCTGGAGAGATTCTTTCTGTCAAGGACGAATATGCTCAGGTTCGATGGCGCAGGCCTGTGCCAGATGTTTGGTTTAAATTGGATCAACTTAAAGAATATATTCAATAAATTTTTTTATCTAAAAGTTTTTATTTTTTTTCTCTGCAGACATCTTTGATTGAATTCTTTTTGCTTCTTTAATCATTTCTTTACCATCAAATAAGTAATCATCTACGTATCCTTGTGTATATCTATCAAATTCTGATAGTGCATCTTTAACTTGTGAAAAACAATGATAAAGATCTAGGCCTAAAGCTGTAATAGACTTGGGAACTATTTTTTTGTTATAAATTTTTTCAACTTTTTCTATTTTCTTTTGTGAAAGACTTATATAACTGCAAAAATTTTCCATTAGTTGGTCATCATATGGATCCGCAGAAAGTTCTTTGATTTCGTTTTTCAAAGGTTTAATTATTTGGCTAATTGATCTATTGATCGGAGTGTAAATTTCTTTAAGCCATGTTTTAACTTCTCTGTCTTTAATTGACGAATTATATTTTTTTGAATTAAATTTCTCTTCCCAATTTTCATTTAATGAATCAAAGGATGAACTGGAAGAGAATAAACTTCTATCATATTGTTCTTTTTTTACAGGATCATTTAGAACCTCCCAGGCATTTTGTATTGCAAGAAATCGTTCTTTGTCTCCGCCTGCATCAGGATGATGTTGCTTAACTAAAGAACGATATGAAGATTTAATTTCACTTTTGGGTGCATTTTTTTTGAGGCCTAATTCTTCATATAAATTTTTTTCCATTTTTATAAATTAGGAATTAAAGATAACCATCTGTTCTTGCTTGAATTGAGGTATTGGATTCAAACATTGCGGTTGATAAATATCTTTCACCAAAACTTGGCAGAATTACTATCAATCTTTTATTAATTAGTTCTTTCCTTTCACCAATTTTTATAGTTGCTGCTAAAGCGGCTCCGCTGCTGATGCCTGATAAAAGACCTTCCAATCGAGCTAATAAACGCCCATAATAAAATGCTTCGTCGTCATCAATTTTTATAATTTCATCAATTAATTTAGTATTCAGGACTTTCGGTACGAAACCTGCCCCTATTCCTTGAATCGAATGAGATCCTGCTTTTTCTCCGGAAATGACAGCACTTTTTCTGGGCTCTACAGCATAAATTTTGCAATTTGGATTAACTTTTTTCAAAAAACGTGCGCAACCAGTAATTGTGCCTCCTGTGCCTACTCCCGTAACTAGTCCATCTAAATTGTTATTGGATTGGGCCCATATTTCTTGAGCGGTTGTTCTTTCATGAATATCTGGATTAGCAAAGTTTTCAAATTGATTAAATTGATAGCTATTTGCAATGCTAGAAGACAACTCATTAGCTAAATCTAAGGCTCCTTTCATTCCTTCTTGACCTGGCGTTAGCTGTAATTCAGCCCCATATGCTCGCAACATTGCCCTTCTTTCAATACTCATCGTATCAGGCATAGTTAATATCAATTTATAGCCTTTAGCTGCAGCAACCATTGCTAATGCGATGCCAGTATTTCCACTTGTTGCTTCAATCAATGTTGTTTTGTCTGGTGTTATCAATCCTTCTTCTTCAGCTTTGCATAACATTGAATAAGCAATACGATCTTTTACAGACGCTGATGGATTGAAACTTTCGAGTTTGGCTATTATTTCTGGATAACAATTAAAGTAATTTCTGATTCGACTTAATTTAACTAATGGAGTATTTCCAACTAGAGAAGTGATATCATTTGCTATTTCCATGAAATGATTATTTAAATTGCCAAATTAACTCTCCTCTTTACATAATAATTGTATTTAAAGATCTTTTATATGATTTTCATAAAAGAATTTAATTAAAAATAACTTTCTGCTGAAGAATATTATTATTATAAAAGTGAGTTTAATAATTTTTATGTATTCGCTGGAACTAAGTCTCAGATATTCACCTTTTCCGATTGCAATTCAGAAGAAAGAATTCGAGGATGTTAAAAGAATTTATGAAGAAATAAAAAATTCTATGAATGAACCTTTAGAAACTTCAAACTTGGTTGAATTAAGGTGTGATAAAGTGCAAGATAAATTAATTGCTGTAAGAGCTCAAGAAATCATTTCAGTGCAGATATATGAAAAATCATCAGTAGCAGGAGGAGCTAAAAGACCAGGATTTTCTCTCGATATAGATTAATAGAATTAATGCGAGATTCTCTAGAAAATGGAATACCTCATATTCATTTCAAAGATGTCTCTTTTTCATATCCTGGGAAAAAAGACAATTTAATTTTTAAATGTAATTTTTCAATAAAAAAACCTGGATTTTGGATGGTTGTCGGTAAAAACGGGAGTGGAAAAAGTACCCTTTTAAAATTAATTAATGGAATAATTAAACCCAAAAATGGAGTCATTAATTCTAAAGCAGATATAGGGATGGTATTTCAAAACCCTGATCATCAAATATTGATGCCAAATTGCAGAAGCGAACTTCTGATAAATATTAACCAAAATATAAGTGATTATGAAATTAATAAAAAAATTGAATATGTGCTTGCTCAGGTGGGATTGACTGGTTTTGAAAAAAGGCCAGTACACACGTTAAGCGGAGGTCAAAAACAACGCTTAACTATTGCATGCGTTCTTATTAGTAATAGGAATTTTATTCTTTTAGATGAGCCTACAGCGTTACTTGATCAAACCAGCCAATTAAAAGTTTTAAAAACTATTAAGAATCTTACAAGTGACCATAAAAAACCTTTATCCGCTTTGTGGATTACACATCGTTATGAAGAATTAAATTACGCTGATTCAGTAGCAGAGCTGAAAAATGGTTTTTTATCTAGATGGCAAGAACCATCAAAATTTCAATATAATTAAATCTTTTACTTGTCATAAGGCACTTTAAAGAGCTAAATTCATTTTATATTCCTCGGTAGCTCAGCGGTAGAGCGATCGACTGTTAATCGATTGGTCGCAGGTTCGAATCCCGCCCGGGGAGTCCTTAAGTCGCAAAAGTCATGCAAAGTCACCGAAAAAAGGTGACTTTTTTATGTCTATGAATACCTCCTCAATAAAAAATGTCTAGACAAATAGATACATATTAATAAATTGTTTATTAGTACATTTATTCGTACATATTTTTATCATTCTTTAGATATGAAATTATAGGTAATTACTTTCTTTCTGAATGCCGAAACAAGACGAATTTGATTATGAATTACAAAAGTATTTAGACAAGTAAATACCCTCTTTTTTTATTTTATATAACTCCATCTATTTAAAATCCACAAATTTTATGAACATTTGAATCATAAAAACCCACAAAACAATTTAAATATAAGATAAGGGAAAAGTAAAGAAGGAAGATTTTATATACTTTTTAGTATAGTTATGAGAACATATAAATTGATTAATTAACTAATGATTTAAATATATATTGTGACTAGAATGACAAGTTTTAAGAACAGTACTTGGAGCATTAATATCAAATTCCTCATAAAAAGTTCTTGGATTAATTTTTAAGTCCCATATAGTCCGTATATATTTTCTGTTTGTATCTTATGAATTACCCCTTTCAGGGAATTCTAGTCATCCCACATATCCTTTTTCTCTTGATCTAAGTTATTCCTTTCCAGTAATTCTATTCTTTGTTTCTGAGTATCTATTGCTGTGTCATGAACGTTTTTATCATTACTGTATTTTGTTTGCATTTCTAAGATAATAATTTCAAATTGCTCTCCAAAGAAATCTGACATTTCTCTCCATGC is a window encoding:
- a CDS encoding lipid-A-disaccharide synthase-related protein, with protein sequence MSRILLLSNGHGEDLSGSLIAKQIVKSGHSVEALPIVGKGTHYEKEKIKIYGITQEFSTGGIGYNSFKGRLIEIFRGEVVYLLKRLYLTYKLRKKYDYFFVVGDIVPVFFAWICKKDFFTYLVAYSSHYEGKLKLPWPSKFFLVSQKAKKIYTRDSLTANDLTLQLKKKVSFLGNPFMDKFFPRNKELKKSEFSIGLFPGSRFPEILDNFVLILEVLEALSDLRYFQKIEFNFAIVNALSPSKIKEIFQNRKWLYLEKIKEKYLLKFQYKTIEVNIYWNNFDKILLKSRCCISMAGTAAEQAIGLGKPVIQIEGKGPQFTKSFAEAQRRLLGKFVFCASNYKDKNDQINETIKLIIKVIYLIKLNKRFMISCNENAKKRLGEKKACLKMVDDMNIVIKNDSGK
- a CDS encoding DUF7326 family protein → MKKKSFIYSDLSKKQLENLKEFYIQKKVESMSHQEIKQHVLESISHQINDTIDKEEEMEAWREMSDFFGEQFEIIILEMQTKYSNDKNVHDTAIDTQKQRIELLERNNLDQEKKDMWDD
- a CDS encoding NAD(P)H-quinone oxidoreductase subunit O, with product MTDSIPKKPLKKGSLVFVDRGNYIKSIEALASDNDLPNYVFEGPGEILSVKDEYAQVRWRRPVPDVWFKLDQLKEYIQ
- a CDS encoding ABC transporter ATP-binding protein; its protein translation is MRDSLENGIPHIHFKDVSFSYPGKKDNLIFKCNFSIKKPGFWMVVGKNGSGKSTLLKLINGIIKPKNGVINSKADIGMVFQNPDHQILMPNCRSELLININQNISDYEINKKIEYVLAQVGLTGFEKRPVHTLSGGQKQRLTIACVLISNRNFILLDEPTALLDQTSQLKVLKTIKNLTSDHKKPLSALWITHRYEELNYADSVAELKNGFLSRWQEPSKFQYN
- a CDS encoding DnaJ domain-containing protein; its protein translation is MEKNLYEELGLKKNAPKSEIKSSYRSLVKQHHPDAGGDKERFLAIQNAWEVLNDPVKKEQYDRSLFSSSSSFDSLNENWEEKFNSKKYNSSIKDREVKTWLKEIYTPINRSISQIIKPLKNEIKELSADPYDDQLMENFCSYISLSQKKIEKVEKIYNKKIVPKSITALGLDLYHCFSQVKDALSEFDRYTQGYVDDYLFDGKEMIKEAKRIQSKMSAEKKNKNF
- a CDS encoding TIGR01777 family oxidoreductase; the protein is MRLLLIGCTGFVGKELVPTILNENHEIYIVSRKPISKLKLDLDFNKFKFLQIDLSKEKNWNNENLLNILRETDGIINLMGEPIAEKKWTSAQKQEIENSRINTTKFMMKTLKNFKINPKVIINGSAIGYYGTSLSGEFTENSIGGKDFLANLCKKWEAVAAEKPFFSRLVIFRIGIVLEADGGALGKMLPIFKIGLGGPIGDGKQWMSWIHRSDLCALITQALDNKKYSGVFNAVAPNPVLMRDFSETLGKCLNRPNLLPVPGAVLKILLGDGAKVVLEGQKVISSKLKNYNFKYPLLEKAIYASTKN
- a CDS encoding tetratricopeptide repeat protein, with the protein product MNNEINPIEEDFNAALSKYKDGQDLIPIVQDFQKIIQQIPNHFAAWTCLSWLQLLLKNNEEALEAARQAVRLNQQDPQARMNLSLALLATNNKGVRDHVELIKKMSMMMPDVKSELKESVEDGFSRYPDWPELNKVKKWLEF
- the cysK gene encoding cysteine synthase A; the protein is MEIANDITSLVGNTPLVKLSRIRNYFNCYPEIIAKLESFNPSASVKDRIAYSMLCKAEEEGLITPDKTTLIEATSGNTGIALAMVAAAKGYKLILTMPDTMSIERRAMLRAYGAELQLTPGQEGMKGALDLANELSSSIANSYQFNQFENFANPDIHERTTAQEIWAQSNNNLDGLVTGVGTGGTITGCARFLKKVNPNCKIYAVEPRKSAVISGEKAGSHSIQGIGAGFVPKVLNTKLIDEIIKIDDDEAFYYGRLLARLEGLLSGISSGAALAATIKIGERKELINKRLIVILPSFGERYLSTAMFESNTSIQARTDGYL
- a CDS encoding HesB/IscA family protein; its protein translation is MENLEVKQEIKNSDDGKGILITNDAIEQISNLLKGQIDKKALRVGVRSGGCSGMSYTMDFIGSNEINPDDKVYDYSLNSNQSFQVVCDPKSLLYIYGMQLDFSKELIGGGFNFVNPNASQTCGCGSSFAV